In Microbacterium foliorum, the following proteins share a genomic window:
- a CDS encoding pyruvate carboxylase: MFQKILVANRGEIAIRAFRAAFEVGARTVAVFPHEDRGSVHRLKADEAYEIGERGHPVRAYLDVDEIIRVAKDAGADAIYPGYGFLSENPELAEKAAANGIVFIGPPSKVLEMAGNKVEAKRHAIEAGVPVLRSTEASDDVDALVAQASEIGFPLFAKAVAGGGGRGMRRVESAAELAPALAEAMREAESAFGDPRMFLEQAVLRPRHIEVQILADKTGETVHLFERDCSVQRRHQKVVEIAPAPNLDDSIRTALHGYAVAFARSIGYENAGTVEFLLETAGERTGEVVFIEMNPRIQVEHTVTEEVTDVDLVQSQIRIAAGQTLAELGLEQHRLQVRGAALQCRITTEDPTQGFRPDTGKITTYRSPGGAGIRLDGGTVHQGAQISPHFDSMLAKLTCRGRDYPAAVARARRALAEFRIRGVSTNIPFLQALLDDDAFIAGDVSTSFIDERPDLLRGRESKDRGTRILNWLVDVTVNKPHGAHPGSLDPAAKLPAVDLASTPTAGSRQRLLELGPEGFARSLRAQSALAITDTTFRDAHQSLLATRVRTKDLVAAGPHIARLTPELLSVEAWGGATYDVALRFLGEDPWERLDKLRAALPNVAIQMLLRGRNTVGYTPYPTAVTEAFVQEAAASGVDIFRIFDALNDVEQMRPAIEAVRSTGTAVAEVALCYTGDLLNPAEDLYTLDYYLKLADQIVDAGAHIIAIKDMAGLLRPAAAAKLVAALRERFDLPVHLHTHDTPGGQLATLLAASAAGVDAVDAASAPLSGTTSQPSLSSLVAALAHTDRDSGISLDSVSDLEPYWEAVRRMYAPFESGLPGPTGRVYHHEIPGGQLSNLRQQAKALGLADDFELIEDMYAAADRILGRVPKVTPSSKVVGDLALHLAAVKADPADFEANPEKYDVPDSVVGFMAGELGDLPGGWPEPFRTKVLAGRSVRIGTTEISDDDEAALAGDSATRRARLNTLLFPAPMREFTENRELFGDLSVLDTADYLYGLVQGQEHVVEIDRGVQLYVGLEAIGDADDKGMRTVMTTLNGQLRPVFVRDRSVAVDVHEIEKADTAVPGQVAAPFSGVVTLKADVGDSVRAGEPVASIEAMKMEAAITAPVDGVVERLAIGATQQVEAGDLLVVIRPAH, translated from the coding sequence ATGTTCCAGAAGATCCTTGTGGCGAACCGCGGCGAGATCGCGATCCGCGCCTTCCGTGCGGCATTCGAAGTCGGGGCGAGAACGGTCGCCGTCTTCCCGCATGAGGACCGCGGCTCGGTCCACCGGCTCAAGGCCGATGAGGCCTACGAGATCGGCGAGCGGGGGCATCCGGTCCGCGCATACCTGGACGTCGACGAGATCATCCGTGTCGCGAAGGATGCGGGAGCGGACGCGATCTATCCCGGCTACGGATTCCTGTCGGAGAATCCCGAGCTCGCCGAGAAGGCTGCGGCGAACGGCATCGTCTTCATCGGGCCGCCCTCAAAGGTGCTCGAGATGGCGGGGAACAAGGTCGAGGCCAAGCGCCACGCTATCGAGGCCGGGGTTCCCGTGCTCCGTTCGACCGAGGCATCCGACGATGTCGACGCGCTCGTGGCCCAGGCATCGGAGATCGGCTTCCCGCTGTTCGCCAAGGCCGTGGCCGGCGGTGGCGGTCGTGGCATGCGCCGGGTCGAGTCGGCGGCGGAGCTCGCGCCGGCACTGGCAGAGGCGATGCGCGAGGCGGAGAGCGCCTTCGGCGACCCGCGGATGTTCCTCGAGCAGGCCGTCCTTCGTCCCCGGCACATCGAGGTGCAGATCCTCGCGGACAAGACCGGTGAGACCGTCCACCTGTTCGAACGCGACTGCTCGGTGCAGCGTCGACACCAGAAGGTCGTCGAGATCGCACCGGCGCCGAATCTCGACGACAGCATCCGCACCGCACTGCACGGATACGCGGTCGCTTTCGCGCGATCCATCGGATACGAGAATGCGGGAACGGTCGAGTTCCTGCTCGAGACCGCGGGGGAGCGCACCGGAGAGGTCGTCTTCATCGAGATGAATCCGCGCATCCAGGTCGAGCACACCGTCACCGAAGAGGTGACCGACGTCGATCTCGTGCAGAGTCAGATACGCATCGCCGCGGGTCAGACCCTCGCGGAACTGGGACTGGAGCAGCACCGACTGCAGGTGCGTGGTGCCGCGCTGCAGTGCCGCATCACCACGGAGGACCCGACTCAGGGATTCCGGCCTGATACGGGCAAGATCACCACCTACCGCTCACCGGGTGGCGCGGGCATCCGTCTCGACGGCGGAACCGTGCATCAGGGCGCGCAGATCAGTCCGCACTTCGACTCGATGCTCGCCAAGCTGACCTGCCGTGGGCGCGACTACCCGGCGGCCGTGGCGCGCGCTCGGCGGGCGCTGGCCGAGTTCCGCATTCGCGGCGTCTCGACCAACATCCCGTTCCTGCAGGCGCTGCTGGACGACGACGCGTTCATCGCCGGTGACGTGAGCACGTCCTTCATCGACGAGCGCCCGGATCTCCTCCGTGGTCGTGAGTCGAAGGACCGCGGCACCCGAATCCTCAACTGGCTGGTCGACGTCACGGTCAACAAGCCGCACGGGGCGCACCCCGGTTCGCTGGACCCGGCTGCCAAGCTCCCCGCCGTCGACCTCGCCTCGACCCCGACCGCCGGTTCGCGACAGCGTCTGCTCGAGCTGGGCCCGGAGGGCTTCGCCCGGAGCCTGCGCGCGCAGAGCGCTCTCGCGATCACCGACACGACCTTCCGCGATGCACACCAGTCCCTGCTCGCGACACGAGTGCGCACGAAGGACCTCGTCGCAGCCGGACCGCACATCGCCCGGCTGACGCCGGAGCTGCTCTCGGTGGAGGCCTGGGGAGGCGCGACCTACGATGTCGCACTGCGCTTCCTCGGGGAAGACCCCTGGGAGCGTCTCGACAAGCTGCGGGCCGCGCTTCCGAATGTCGCCATCCAGATGCTCCTGCGTGGACGCAACACCGTGGGCTACACGCCCTACCCGACCGCCGTGACCGAGGCCTTCGTTCAGGAGGCCGCGGCGAGCGGGGTCGACATCTTCAGGATCTTCGATGCGCTCAACGACGTCGAGCAGATGCGTCCGGCGATCGAGGCTGTTCGCAGCACGGGTACGGCGGTCGCCGAGGTGGCGCTCTGCTACACGGGTGACCTTCTGAACCCCGCCGAGGATCTGTACACGCTCGACTATTACCTGAAGCTCGCGGATCAGATCGTCGATGCCGGAGCGCACATCATCGCGATCAAGGACATGGCGGGACTTCTGCGCCCCGCGGCGGCGGCGAAGCTCGTCGCCGCACTGCGCGAGCGCTTCGACCTGCCCGTGCACCTGCACACGCACGACACCCCCGGCGGCCAGCTCGCCACACTGCTCGCTGCGAGCGCCGCAGGAGTGGATGCGGTGGATGCAGCATCCGCTCCGCTCTCAGGCACCACCAGCCAGCCTTCTCTCTCCTCGCTCGTCGCGGCGCTCGCGCATACGGATCGTGACAGCGGCATCTCCCTCGACAGCGTCTCGGACCTCGAGCCGTACTGGGAGGCGGTCCGTCGGATGTACGCCCCGTTCGAGTCGGGACTCCCCGGCCCCACCGGGCGGGTCTACCACCACGAGATCCCAGGCGGGCAGCTGTCGAACCTCCGTCAGCAGGCGAAGGCGCTCGGTCTCGCAGACGACTTCGAGCTGATCGAGGACATGTACGCCGCGGCCGATCGAATCCTGGGACGCGTTCCCAAGGTGACGCCCTCGTCGAAGGTGGTCGGCGACCTCGCCCTGCACTTGGCCGCGGTCAAGGCGGATCCCGCTGATTTCGAGGCGAACCCCGAGAAGTACGACGTGCCTGACTCGGTGGTCGGTTTCATGGCCGGCGAACTCGGCGACCTCCCCGGTGGATGGCCCGAGCCTTTCCGCACGAAGGTGCTGGCGGGGCGTTCGGTGCGCATCGGCACGACCGAGATCTCCGACGACGACGAGGCAGCGCTGGCGGGTGACAGTGCGACCCGCCGTGCGCGGCTCAACACGCTGCTGTTTCCTGCTCCCATGCGTGAGTTCACCGAGAATCGCGAACTGTTCGGCGATCTCTCGGTGCTCGACACCGCTGACTACCTCTACGGTCTCGTGCAGGGCCAGGAGCACGTCGTCGAGATCGACCGCGGCGTCCAGCTCTATGTGGGTCTCGAAGCGATCGGCGACGCAGACGACAAGGGCATGCGCACCGTCATGACGACCCTCAACGGTCAGCTGCGGCCGGTGTTCGTGCGCGACAGATCGGTGGCGGTCGACGTTCACGAGATCGAGAAGGCCGACACCGCGGTGCCGGGTCAGGTGGCCGCGCCGTTCTCCGGCGTCGTGACGCTGAAAGCAGACGTCGGTGACTCGGTGCGCGCCGGTGAGCCGGTCGCATCCATCGAAGCGATGAAGATGGAGGCGGCCATCACCGCCCCCGTCGACGGCGTCGTGGAACGCCTCGCGATCGGCGCGACGCAGCAGGTCGAGGCCGGGGATCTTTTGGTCGTCATCCGCCCCGCGCACTAA
- a CDS encoding ParA family protein yields MHVLSVSSLKGGVGKTTVTLGLASAAFARGVRTLVVDLDPQSDVSTGMDIQVAGRLNIADVLANPKEKVVRQAITSSGWAKVHPGTIDVLIGSPSAINFDGPHPSVRDVWKLEEALASVEADYDLVLVDCAPSLNALTRTAWAASDRVMVVTEPGLFSVAAADRALRAIEEIRRGLSPRLQPLGIVVNRVRPQSIEHQFRIKELRDMFGPLVLSPQLPERTSLQQAQGAAKPLHIWPGDSAQELASDFDQLLDRIIRTGRIQVAESGPQA; encoded by the coding sequence GTGCACGTACTCAGCGTCAGCTCTCTCAAGGGAGGCGTCGGCAAGACGACAGTGACCCTCGGCCTGGCCTCAGCGGCCTTCGCCCGTGGTGTCCGAACGCTCGTCGTCGACCTCGACCCTCAGTCCGATGTGTCCACCGGGATGGACATCCAGGTGGCCGGTCGGCTCAACATCGCCGATGTCCTGGCCAACCCGAAGGAGAAGGTCGTCCGCCAGGCGATCACCTCCAGCGGCTGGGCGAAGGTGCACCCCGGAACCATCGACGTGCTGATCGGCAGCCCGTCTGCGATCAACTTCGACGGCCCGCACCCCAGCGTGCGCGACGTATGGAAGCTCGAAGAGGCCCTGGCCTCCGTCGAAGCCGACTACGACCTGGTCCTCGTCGACTGCGCCCCGTCGCTGAACGCCCTCACTCGCACCGCCTGGGCGGCGAGCGACCGCGTAATGGTCGTCACCGAACCCGGTCTCTTCTCCGTCGCCGCTGCCGACCGCGCGCTGCGCGCGATCGAGGAGATCCGTCGAGGCCTCTCCCCCCGTCTTCAGCCGCTGGGCATCGTCGTCAACCGCGTGCGCCCCCAGTCGATCGAGCACCAGTTCCGCATCAAAGAACTGCGCGACATGTTCGGCCCCCTCGTGCTCTCCCCCCAGCTTCCCGAGCGCACGTCGCTGCAGCAGGCTCAGGGCGCCGCCAAGCCGCTGCACATCTGGCCAGGCGACTCCGCTCAGGAACTCGCGTCGGACTTCGACCAGCTGCTCGATCGGATCATCCGCACCGGGCGCATCCAGGTCGCGGAGTCCGGGCCTCAGGCCTGA
- a CDS encoding MerR family transcriptional regulator has translation MNADERAGDPRFVPELLFTDGLPAMDDEVGYRGAVAARAAGITYRQLDYWARTELVEPTVRGASGSGSQRLYGFRDILVLKLVKSLLDTGISLQQIRTAVEELRRAGIRDLAGTTLMSDGASVYLCTSNDEVIDLVSRGQGVFGIAVGKVLREVESTLVEFDATSPDPVDELSARRTKRSA, from the coding sequence ATGAATGCGGACGAGCGTGCAGGCGACCCGCGGTTCGTGCCAGAACTCCTCTTCACCGACGGCCTGCCGGCCATGGACGACGAGGTCGGCTACCGCGGTGCGGTGGCGGCGCGTGCAGCGGGCATCACCTACCGTCAGCTGGACTACTGGGCACGCACCGAACTCGTAGAGCCCACGGTGCGAGGTGCCAGCGGCTCCGGCTCGCAGCGCCTCTACGGCTTCCGCGACATCCTCGTGCTCAAGCTCGTGAAGAGCCTGCTCGACACCGGGATCTCTCTGCAGCAGATTCGCACGGCGGTCGAAGAGCTTCGCCGCGCCGGCATCCGCGATCTCGCGGGAACGACCCTGATGAGCGACGGCGCGTCCGTCTACCTGTGCACGTCGAACGACGAGGTCATCGACCTGGTCAGTCGTGGCCAGGGCGTGTTCGGCATCGCCGTGGGAAAGGTGCTGCGCGAGGTCGAATCGACCCTCGTCGAGTTCGACGCGACATCACCCGACCCGGTCGACGAGCTGTCGGCACGTCGCACCAAGCGTTCCGCCTGA
- the ftsR gene encoding transcriptional regulator FtsR, producing MAASPARERSASAGLLSIGQVLARLTPEFPELTSSKLRFLEVQGIVSPSRTESGYRKFSQADIERLRLGLTLQRDHYLPLSIIREQLDDAEANGDSAALAPPPSITPTPRRYRRSELLSAAGAGPQLLNDAISTGVIVAQESYPESTVTLLRGLVALDRHGIEPRHLRSLRQGAEREVALIESAMSSLLRRTDAASRAKASDMAPNLAAKIDEVRSLFVKDALTRLLS from the coding sequence ATGGCGGCTTCTCCCGCCCGCGAACGCTCGGCGTCCGCGGGCCTTCTGAGCATCGGTCAGGTGCTCGCTCGGCTCACGCCGGAGTTTCCGGAGCTCACCTCCAGCAAGCTCCGATTCCTGGAGGTGCAGGGGATCGTCAGCCCGTCACGCACGGAGTCGGGCTATCGCAAGTTCTCGCAGGCTGACATCGAGCGACTGCGCCTCGGTCTCACACTGCAGCGCGACCACTACCTCCCTCTCAGCATCATCCGAGAGCAGCTCGACGACGCTGAGGCGAACGGCGACTCAGCCGCGCTCGCGCCGCCGCCGTCGATCACTCCGACGCCTCGCCGCTACCGCCGCAGCGAGCTGCTGTCGGCAGCCGGGGCTGGCCCGCAGCTTCTCAACGATGCGATCAGCACCGGTGTCATCGTCGCCCAGGAGAGCTATCCCGAGTCGACCGTCACCCTGCTGCGCGGCCTGGTCGCGCTCGACCGTCACGGCATCGAACCACGCCACCTGCGATCGCTGAGGCAGGGCGCTGAGCGCGAGGTCGCGCTGATCGAGTCCGCCATGTCGTCGCTGCTCCGTCGCACAGACGCCGCGTCGCGTGCGAAGGCGAGTGACATGGCGCCCAACCTCGCCGCGAAGATCGACGAAGTGCGCTCGCTCTTTGTCAAGGACGCACTCACCAGGTTGCTTTCGTAA
- a CDS encoding FHA domain-containing protein, with product MTDSQNRSGGDAAIHRPGEQRHDVTQTFGHDSDLSFVPFGVELTDVEQGAIAALPSGSALLLVRSGALAGARYLLDTDVTTVGRHPEADIFFDDVTVSRRHAEVTRNGSTFEIIDQRSLNGTYVNGERVDRSALVDGTELRVGKFRLNFFVSPVDRVAAID from the coding sequence GTGACAGACAGCCAGAATCGATCGGGCGGAGACGCCGCGATCCACCGTCCCGGCGAGCAGAGGCACGACGTGACGCAGACGTTCGGGCACGACTCGGACCTCTCCTTCGTGCCTTTCGGCGTGGAGCTCACCGACGTGGAGCAGGGCGCCATCGCGGCTCTTCCTTCCGGTTCCGCACTGCTTCTGGTGCGCTCCGGAGCTCTTGCGGGGGCCCGCTACCTGCTCGACACCGATGTGACGACCGTGGGTCGCCACCCCGAGGCCGACATCTTCTTCGACGACGTGACCGTCTCACGCCGCCATGCAGAGGTGACTCGCAACGGCTCGACGTTCGAGATCATCGACCAGCGCTCGCTCAACGGCACGTACGTCAACGGCGAGCGGGTCGACCGCAGCGCACTGGTCGACGGCACCGAGCTTCGCGTCGGCAAGTTCCGGTTGAACTTCTTCGTCTCTCCCGTCGATCGCGTCGCGGCGATCGACTGA
- a CDS encoding copper resistance CopC family protein, translating into MKTTARRLPAAPVALAAALLTAFLVLFAPLSASAHDSLLASSPEADSTVDTLPAELTLTFSAKLIDETGATEVVVTDPSGDSVTEGAATVEGAIVTQQLSTEAPAGAYHVIWKVVSSDGHPTSGEFDFTVANSTEAAPTAEPSAEPTDTPTAAPAPIATAGPGTDATPAPESDDSSASTTLIWVLAIAAVLVIGGIVVWLVVRGRRDPASTDSDVPSER; encoded by the coding sequence GTGAAAACCACAGCTCGTCGCCTCCCTGCAGCTCCGGTCGCACTCGCCGCCGCCCTTCTGACCGCGTTCCTGGTGCTGTTCGCACCTCTCTCCGCCTCAGCCCACGACAGTCTGCTCGCGTCCTCACCGGAGGCCGACAGCACCGTCGACACTCTCCCGGCCGAGCTGACGCTCACCTTCAGCGCGAAGCTCATCGACGAGACCGGCGCGACCGAGGTGGTCGTGACGGATCCCTCCGGCGACTCGGTCACCGAGGGCGCCGCCACCGTCGAGGGCGCGATCGTCACGCAGCAGCTCTCCACGGAGGCCCCCGCCGGCGCCTACCACGTGATCTGGAAGGTCGTCTCGAGCGACGGCCACCCGACCTCAGGAGAGTTCGACTTCACGGTCGCGAACAGCACCGAGGCCGCCCCGACAGCGGAGCCGAGCGCCGAACCCACCGACACCCCCACGGCCGCTCCCGCTCCGATCGCGACCGCGGGCCCCGGCACCGACGCCACGCCTGCGCCCGAGAGCGACGATTCATCCGCCTCCACGACTCTGATCTGGGTGCTCGCGATCGCCGCAGTTCTCGTGATCGGCGGCATCGTCGTCTGGCTCGTGGTCCGCGGTCGCCGCGACCCGGCTTCCACCGATTCCGACGTCCCATCAGAGCGATAG
- the lpdA gene encoding dihydrolipoyl dehydrogenase: protein MPHYDVVILGAGPGGYVAAVRSAQLGLSTAIIEEKYWGGVCLNVGCIPSKALLKNAELAHTLNHKADFFGISGEFTIDYGKAFDRSRVVADGRVKGIHFLMKKNKVTEYDGRGTFTGPKAISVAKSDGSTEEVTFDNAIIATGSKVRLLPGVQLSDNVVTYEEQILSRELPKSIVIVGAGAIGMEFAYVMTNYGVKVTIIEFLDRALPNEDADVSKEIAKQYKNYGVDILTSTKVESVVDNGSSVTVSYTGKDGQQSSIEADKVLMSVGFAPNIEGFGLEATGVKLTERGAIDIDDHMRTNVEGIYAIGDVTAKLQLAHVAEAQGVVAAETIGGAETQTLGDYRMMPRATFCSPQVASFGLTEQQAKDEGREIKVATFPFMANGKAHGLGEPVGFVKLIADAEHLELIGAHMIGPDVSELLPELTLAQKWDLTALELARNVHTHPTLSEALQEGFHGLAGHMINF from the coding sequence ATGCCACATTACGATGTCGTCATCCTCGGTGCAGGTCCTGGCGGATACGTCGCTGCGGTTCGCAGCGCGCAGCTCGGTCTGTCCACCGCCATCATCGAAGAGAAGTACTGGGGCGGTGTGTGCCTCAACGTGGGCTGCATCCCCTCCAAGGCTCTCCTGAAGAACGCGGAGCTCGCGCACACGCTCAACCACAAGGCCGACTTCTTCGGCATCTCGGGTGAGTTCACGATCGACTACGGCAAGGCGTTCGACCGCAGCCGTGTGGTCGCAGACGGCCGCGTCAAGGGCATCCACTTCCTGATGAAGAAGAACAAGGTGACCGAGTACGACGGTCGCGGCACCTTCACGGGCCCGAAGGCGATCTCTGTCGCCAAGTCCGACGGCTCGACCGAAGAGGTCACCTTCGACAACGCGATCATCGCGACCGGCTCGAAGGTCCGACTGCTGCCGGGCGTGCAGCTCAGCGACAACGTCGTGACCTACGAGGAGCAGATCCTCAGCCGTGAGCTCCCGAAGTCGATCGTCATCGTCGGAGCCGGCGCCATCGGCATGGAATTCGCATACGTGATGACCAACTACGGCGTCAAGGTCACTATCATCGAGTTCCTCGACCGCGCGCTTCCCAACGAGGATGCCGATGTGTCGAAGGAGATCGCGAAGCAGTACAAGAACTACGGCGTCGACATCCTCACCTCCACCAAGGTCGAGTCCGTCGTCGACAACGGCTCCTCCGTCACCGTGTCGTACACCGGCAAGGACGGGCAGCAGTCGTCGATCGAAGCCGACAAGGTGCTCATGTCGGTCGGATTCGCCCCGAACATCGAGGGCTTCGGCCTCGAGGCCACCGGCGTCAAGCTCACCGAGCGCGGCGCGATCGACATCGACGACCACATGCGCACCAACGTCGAGGGCATCTACGCGATCGGTGACGTGACCGCCAAGCTGCAGCTCGCCCACGTGGCCGAGGCACAGGGTGTCGTCGCTGCCGAGACCATCGGCGGAGCAGAGACCCAGACGCTCGGCGACTACCGCATGATGCCTCGTGCGACGTTCTGCTCGCCGCAGGTCGCCTCGTTCGGCCTCACCGAGCAGCAGGCGAAGGACGAGGGACGCGAGATCAAGGTCGCGACCTTCCCGTTCATGGCCAACGGCAAGGCGCACGGCCTCGGCGAGCCGGTCGGATTCGTCAAGCTGATCGCCGATGCCGAGCACCTCGAGCTCATCGGCGCGCACATGATCGGACCGGACGTCTCCGAGCTTCTGCCCGAGCTGACCCTGGCCCAGAAGTGGGACCTCACCGCTCTCGAGCTGGCTCGCAACGTGCACACCCACCCGACGCTGTCGGAGGCGCTGCAGGAGGGCTTCCACGGCCTCGCAGGTCACATGATCAACTTCTGA
- a CDS encoding methyltransferase domain-containing protein, which yields MRHDLSMRAAEARELMDDPNADIGMLEQTYTRFRLVNALVSRPGLLYRREIRPRARRGPIRILDIGAGGGDVCRMIAGRLRRAGLDAEITALDADARAIRWAADHDGGSGIRYRCAFAAELVAEGEQFDVVFSNHLLHHLTGAELDGLLRDSAALVGDGGVVVHRDIARTRFAYALYDAATWVFSGTLFRGSFIRQDGLISIRRSYTRRELASLVPSGWTVRFGLPSRLELRREPESAS from the coding sequence GTGAGACACGACCTCTCGATGCGCGCCGCAGAGGCGCGCGAGCTCATGGATGATCCGAATGCCGACATCGGGATGCTGGAACAGACCTACACACGCTTCCGTCTCGTGAACGCGCTCGTCTCGCGCCCGGGGCTGCTCTATCGCCGTGAGATCCGGCCGCGCGCCCGCCGCGGTCCCATCCGCATCCTGGACATCGGCGCGGGCGGCGGAGACGTGTGCCGGATGATCGCGGGGCGGTTGCGGCGCGCCGGGCTGGATGCCGAGATCACGGCGCTCGACGCCGACGCGCGGGCGATTCGCTGGGCTGCGGATCACGACGGCGGATCCGGCATCCGATATCGATGCGCCTTCGCGGCAGAGCTCGTGGCGGAGGGGGAGCAGTTCGACGTGGTCTTCTCTAATCACCTGCTGCATCACCTCACCGGGGCGGAGCTCGACGGCCTGCTGCGCGACTCCGCGGCGCTCGTCGGCGACGGCGGAGTCGTGGTGCACCGCGACATCGCCCGCACCCGATTCGCCTATGCGCTGTACGACGCCGCGACCTGGGTCTTCTCGGGCACGCTGTTCCGCGGCTCGTTCATCCGGCAGGACGGCCTCATCAGCATCCGTCGCTCGTATACGCGGAGAGAACTCGCCTCTCTCGTGCCGTCGGGGTGGACGGTGCGCTTCGGCCTGCCCTCCCGACTGGAGCTGCGCCGGGAGCCTGAGTCGGCGTCATGA
- a CDS encoding type III polyketide synthase — MTRSAVLRSLRTIVPDTVIEQHEVRDMFAAQPDVGRLAQRIIGASFNGSGIDTRHTVIQELSPTASTDETLFFDRESGLLQSPGTAARNDVYIREASRLFVEVARSALDADPDIVAADVTHVITASCTGFHAPGPEYEIVRGLGLSDSVQRYHLGFMGCYASLPALRAASQFCAADPTAVVLVVSVELCTVHLRSSEDPDLIVANSLFADGAAAGIVTARDLATPVPAVRLDGFHTAIAAEGEKDMAWTIGDHGFEMILSTKVPQIIGETIIGAIRPLYAREGELAAAFDEGRVGERVQHWAIHPGGRSILDRVQERLQLSDAQLHPARETLRENGNMSSATVLFVIKRILDDGATEESRVAAMAFGPGLTAESALMTVTTGVS; from the coding sequence ATGACCCGCTCCGCCGTACTCCGCTCGCTGCGGACGATCGTTCCAGACACCGTCATCGAGCAGCACGAGGTGCGCGACATGTTCGCCGCACAGCCCGACGTCGGGCGCCTCGCACAGCGGATCATCGGAGCATCCTTCAACGGATCCGGAATCGACACCCGTCACACCGTCATCCAAGAGCTCTCACCCACGGCGAGCACCGATGAGACGCTCTTCTTCGATCGCGAGTCCGGCCTTCTGCAGTCTCCGGGAACGGCCGCACGCAACGACGTCTACATACGCGAGGCGTCGCGTCTCTTCGTCGAGGTGGCGCGCAGCGCGCTCGACGCCGACCCCGACATCGTCGCCGCCGACGTCACGCACGTCATCACGGCATCGTGCACGGGTTTCCATGCACCGGGCCCCGAGTACGAGATCGTGCGGGGGCTGGGCCTCTCCGACAGCGTGCAGCGCTACCACCTCGGGTTCATGGGCTGCTATGCCTCGCTGCCCGCGCTCCGAGCGGCGAGCCAGTTCTGCGCGGCCGATCCCACTGCGGTGGTGCTCGTGGTCAGCGTCGAGCTGTGCACCGTGCACCTGCGCTCGTCGGAGGACCCGGATCTCATCGTCGCCAACTCGCTCTTCGCGGACGGCGCGGCCGCCGGCATCGTCACCGCACGCGACCTCGCGACGCCGGTGCCGGCCGTTCGTCTCGACGGCTTCCACACGGCGATCGCCGCCGAGGGTGAGAAGGACATGGCCTGGACCATCGGTGATCACGGCTTCGAGATGATCCTGTCGACCAAGGTGCCGCAGATCATCGGCGAGACCATCATCGGCGCCATCCGTCCGCTCTACGCCCGCGAGGGCGAGCTGGCGGCCGCGTTCGACGAGGGGCGAGTGGGGGAGCGCGTGCAGCACTGGGCGATCCACCCCGGCGGACGCAGCATCCTCGACCGTGTGCAGGAGCGACTGCAGCTGAGCGACGCGCAGCTGCACCCGGCTCGGGAGACGCTGCGCGAGAACGGCAACATGTCGAGTGCGACGGTGCTCTTCGTGATCAAGCGGATCCTCGACGACGGCGCGACCGAGGAGTCGCGGGTCGCCGCCATGGCGTTCGGCCCGGGGCTGACCGCCGAGAGCGCGCTGATGACGGTCACCACCGGCGTCTCGTGA
- a CDS encoding CYTH domain-containing protein encodes MTEHHNAPRSDSEPSRVVEVERKYDVDDATPLPEWVGIPGVDAVSSGEVRELDARYFDTADAELSRSGVALRRRTGGPDAGWHIKGPREGDGRLEIGWPLGDDDRIPDAVTETVSRWTTGPLTPLARIENTRTAYLLTGTAGVVAEFVDDRVRATDLRHDVQREWREWEFELGPAAPADAAGRAALFEAVETVIFAVGGRDASSGSKLARALGF; translated from the coding sequence ATGACTGAGCACCACAACGCTCCGCGGTCCGACTCCGAACCCTCCAGGGTCGTCGAGGTCGAGCGCAAGTACGACGTCGACGATGCCACTCCGCTTCCGGAGTGGGTGGGGATTCCCGGAGTGGATGCCGTGTCATCCGGTGAGGTGCGCGAACTCGACGCCCGCTACTTCGACACCGCAGATGCCGAACTCTCCCGCTCGGGGGTGGCTCTTCGCCGCCGCACCGGCGGCCCCGATGCCGGTTGGCATATCAAGGGACCGCGTGAGGGCGACGGCCGTCTCGAGATCGGCTGGCCGCTGGGCGACGATGACAGGATCCCGGATGCGGTGACCGAGACCGTCTCGCGATGGACGACGGGCCCGCTGACGCCCCTCGCCCGGATCGAGAACACTCGGACGGCATATCTGCTCACCGGAACCGCCGGCGTGGTCGCCGAGTTCGTCGACGATCGCGTTCGCGCGACCGACCTCCGACACGACGTACAACGTGAATGGCGCGAGTGGGAGTTCGAGCTCGGGCCCGCTGCACCCGCCGATGCGGCGGGGCGAGCAGCCCTGTTCGAGGCCGTGGAGACGGTGATCTTCGCCGTCGGGGGTCGCGATGCGTCATCCGGCTCCAAGCTCGCTCGCGCTCTGGGTTTCTGA
- a CDS encoding response regulator: MALARLHGGPLDGQIIPLGDADDKLIVPYSETQVVYNRRGDAQNTGDTDGPTEIDYWYDEALEDISPSDD, translated from the coding sequence ATGGCACTCGCACGACTTCACGGCGGCCCGCTGGACGGGCAGATCATTCCTCTCGGCGACGCGGACGACAAACTGATCGTCCCCTACAGCGAGACCCAGGTGGTGTACAACCGGCGCGGTGACGCGCAGAACACCGGCGACACCGACGGTCCCACCGAGATCGACTACTGGTACGACGAAGCCCTCGAGGACATCAGCCCGTCGGATGACTGA